A window of Corallococcus macrosporus DSM 14697 contains these coding sequences:
- a CDS encoding class I SAM-dependent methyltransferase, with protein sequence MSSPPESAERRRFQAEPLIHVHRHLSASLGSAEAVTIEVPDPDLGRGCYPGERVGPSGALLHRPLRSWCDLAEGLGCRLLTPRAVDATHIALTFERLGPEAPWHAGGQAGEEAPPRERYGTASAFSRLRKLEDAGFLLPWLEALGRIRLPEAARVLDLGVNQGDELAAFSWLESAPDVHFVGVDHSASAIEAARARFPDERHAFVVADLNALPEGLGRFHLVVSVGTLQSPGVDDHALLRKLVQEHLEPCSALLLGFPNSRFRDGEVVYGARVRNLREPDLSLLVKDLSFYRRYLHQHGFRTFLGGKYDLLLTAVRDAGG encoded by the coding sequence ATGTCGAGCCCTCCCGAGTCCGCTGAACGCCGCCGCTTCCAGGCCGAGCCCCTGATCCACGTCCATCGGCACCTGTCGGCGTCGCTCGGCTCGGCGGAGGCGGTCACCATCGAGGTGCCGGACCCGGACCTGGGCCGAGGCTGCTACCCCGGTGAGCGGGTGGGGCCCTCCGGCGCGTTGCTCCATCGTCCACTGCGAAGCTGGTGCGACCTGGCGGAGGGGCTTGGGTGCCGGCTGCTCACGCCTCGCGCGGTGGACGCGACGCACATCGCGCTGACCTTCGAGCGGCTGGGGCCCGAGGCGCCCTGGCACGCGGGAGGCCAGGCGGGCGAAGAGGCGCCGCCGCGGGAGCGCTATGGCACGGCCTCCGCGTTCTCGCGCCTGCGCAAGCTGGAGGACGCGGGCTTCCTGTTGCCCTGGCTCGAAGCGCTGGGGCGCATCCGGTTGCCGGAGGCAGCCCGCGTGCTGGACCTGGGCGTCAACCAGGGGGATGAGCTGGCCGCGTTCTCGTGGCTGGAGTCCGCTCCGGACGTGCACTTCGTGGGCGTGGACCACAGCGCCAGCGCCATTGAAGCAGCGCGTGCGCGATTTCCGGATGAACGGCACGCCTTCGTCGTTGCCGACCTCAACGCGCTGCCGGAGGGGCTGGGGCGATTCCACCTCGTGGTGTCCGTGGGCACGTTGCAGAGCCCCGGCGTGGACGACCACGCGCTCTTGCGCAAGCTGGTGCAGGAGCACCTGGAGCCGTGCTCGGCGCTGCTGCTCGGCTTCCCCAACTCCCGCTTCCGGGATGGCGAGGTCGTCTATGGCGCGCGGGTGCGGAACCTGCGCGAGCCCGACCTGTCGTTGCTGGTGAAGGACCTGTCCTTCTACCGCCGCTACCTGCACCAGCACGGGTTTCGCACCTTCCTGGGCGGCAAGTACGACCTGCTCCTCACGGCGGTGCGGGACGCGGGCGGCTGA
- a CDS encoding transglycosylase SLT domain-containing protein, which translates to MKTYSVRSGDTLSALARKFNTSVSALAKANDIADPSKIRAGQTLSIPDTFESAPPRGGGSTRSGTANAPAGGDDFTPASTTTRAANGQVRDDDGRQFPTSRDGTPMYKQGDPQWGSRRLGTGSSLSAAGCAMTATAMAVSKITGQTINPGEMDTYLDRNNGYSGNALVWGTAAGMGGLGAAKQAWSLDTINRQIDAGRPVVVGVDYKAGSGGGRNGTDHWITITGRGTQNGKPVYYANDPATGREITLNTQGSRLSGGPQGYKTTGELVTFSGGNPRPGNTNGGGGTGGVGSQPPPSTGGSVKGMKLPGGDLEKGARGPAVEQLQKALVKGGYMTQAEMNTGPGVFGPRTESALKEFQAANNVNNTGYYGPLTRAAFEKLGANVSSGGGTQGTGGTQGTGGTQGTGGAQGPAKGNNDLSGFSSNKYDNLINEMSRKYDVPARLIKAVIQQESAFNPNARSGAGAVGLMQLMPGTASDLGVTNRADPRQSIEGGTKYLSQQLKRFNGDVRLALAAYNAGPGNVSKYGGVPPFKETQDYVRKITGWYNGAGPA; encoded by the coding sequence TTGAAGACCTACTCCGTTCGCAGTGGCGACACGCTGAGCGCGCTGGCCCGCAAGTTCAATACGTCCGTGTCCGCGCTGGCGAAGGCCAACGACATCGCCGACCCGAGCAAGATTCGCGCGGGTCAGACGCTGAGCATCCCGGACACGTTCGAGAGCGCGCCCCCGCGTGGTGGCGGCAGCACGAGGTCCGGCACGGCCAACGCTCCGGCGGGCGGCGACGACTTCACCCCGGCGTCGACGACGACGCGCGCCGCCAACGGTCAGGTCCGCGACGACGACGGCCGGCAGTTCCCCACGTCCCGCGACGGCACGCCGATGTACAAGCAGGGCGACCCGCAGTGGGGCTCGCGGCGCCTGGGCACCGGCTCCAGCCTGTCCGCGGCGGGCTGCGCCATGACGGCCACTGCCATGGCGGTGAGCAAGATCACCGGGCAGACCATCAACCCCGGGGAGATGGACACGTACCTGGACCGCAACAACGGCTACTCGGGCAACGCGCTCGTGTGGGGCACCGCGGCCGGCATGGGCGGGCTGGGCGCCGCGAAGCAGGCGTGGAGCCTGGACACCATCAACAGGCAGATTGACGCGGGCCGGCCGGTGGTCGTGGGCGTGGACTACAAGGCGGGCAGCGGCGGCGGCAGGAACGGCACCGACCACTGGATCACCATCACCGGCCGTGGCACGCAGAACGGCAAGCCCGTCTACTACGCGAATGACCCGGCCACGGGGAGGGAGATCACCCTCAACACCCAGGGCAGCCGTCTGTCGGGCGGCCCCCAGGGCTACAAGACGACGGGCGAGCTGGTGACCTTCTCGGGTGGCAACCCGCGCCCGGGCAACACGAACGGCGGAGGGGGCACGGGCGGCGTGGGCTCCCAGCCGCCGCCGTCCACGGGCGGCTCGGTGAAGGGCATGAAGCTGCCCGGTGGCGACCTGGAGAAGGGCGCGCGCGGCCCCGCCGTGGAGCAGCTCCAGAAGGCGCTGGTGAAGGGCGGCTACATGACCCAGGCGGAGATGAACACGGGCCCGGGCGTGTTCGGTCCTCGCACGGAGTCGGCGCTCAAGGAGTTCCAGGCCGCCAACAACGTGAACAACACGGGTTACTACGGTCCGCTGACGCGCGCGGCGTTCGAGAAGCTGGGCGCCAACGTGAGCAGCGGCGGTGGCACGCAGGGCACGGGTGGCACGCAGGGCACGGGTGGCACGCAGGGCACGGGCGGCGCGCAGGGTCCCGCGAAGGGCAACAACGACCTGAGCGGCTTCTCGTCGAACAAGTACGACAACCTCATCAACGAGATGTCGCGGAAGTACGACGTGCCCGCGCGCCTCATCAAGGCGGTCATCCAGCAGGAGTCCGCCTTCAACCCGAACGCGCGCTCGGGCGCGGGCGCGGTGGGCCTGATGCAGCTCATGCCGGGCACGGCGAGTGATTTGGGCGTCACCAACCGCGCGGACCCGCGCCAGAGCATCGAGGGCGGCACCAAGTACCTGTCGCAGCAGCTCAAGCGCTTCAACGGGGACGTGCGGCTGGCGCTCGCGGCCTACAACGCGGGCCCGGGCAACGTGAGCAAGTACGGCGGCGTGCCTCCGTTCAAGGAGACGCAGGACTACGTGCGGAAGATCACCGGCTGGTACAACGGCGCCGGCCCGGCGTAG
- a CDS encoding NAD-dependent protein deacetylase: MTAPPDALPAASLTPSVEALVSLLKRRSTVVLTGAGCSTESGIPDYRGPGTRARARNPIQHREFLTRPEVRARYWARSLMGWPRFSSARPNAAHAALATLEQAGHVRGLITQNVDRLHHAAGSSRVIELHGALARVRCLACGAQESREALQARLLALNPGFSHEVLALRPDGDADLTSEQLSSFQVPACLACGGTLKPDVVFFGDNVPVPTVESAFALLEEGDALLVVGSSLAIFSGYRFLVRASERRMPIAILNLGECRGVELADVHLEARAGDALPRLAAALALR; the protein is encoded by the coding sequence ATGACTGCCCCGCCTGACGCCCTGCCTGCCGCGAGCCTCACCCCGAGCGTGGAGGCGCTGGTCTCATTGCTCAAGCGCCGCAGCACGGTGGTGCTCACCGGAGCGGGGTGCAGCACGGAGTCAGGCATCCCCGACTACCGGGGGCCCGGGACTCGGGCGCGGGCGCGCAACCCCATCCAGCACCGCGAGTTCCTCACGCGGCCCGAGGTCCGGGCGCGCTACTGGGCGCGCAGCCTGATGGGCTGGCCGCGATTCTCCTCGGCCCGGCCCAACGCGGCGCACGCGGCGCTGGCGACGCTGGAGCAGGCGGGCCATGTCCGGGGCCTCATCACCCAGAACGTGGACCGGCTGCACCATGCCGCGGGCAGCTCGCGGGTGATTGAGCTGCACGGCGCGCTGGCGCGGGTCCGCTGCCTGGCGTGCGGCGCGCAGGAGTCGCGCGAGGCGTTGCAGGCGCGCCTGCTGGCGCTCAACCCGGGCTTCTCCCACGAGGTGCTGGCGTTGCGGCCGGACGGCGACGCGGACCTGACCTCCGAGCAGCTCTCCTCCTTTCAGGTCCCCGCGTGCCTGGCGTGTGGTGGCACGCTCAAGCCGGACGTCGTCTTCTTCGGAGACAACGTGCCGGTGCCCACCGTGGAGTCGGCGTTCGCCCTGCTGGAGGAGGGCGACGCGCTGCTGGTGGTGGGCTCCTCGCTGGCCATCTTCTCCGGCTATCGCTTCCTGGTGCGCGCGTCGGAGCGCCGCATGCCCATCGCCATCCTCAACCTGGGGGAGTGCCGGGGCGTGGAGCTGGCGGACGTACACCTGGAGGCCCGGGCGGGGGATGCGCTCCCCCGGCTCGCGGCGGCGCTGGCCCTGCGCTGA
- a CDS encoding assimilatory sulfite reductase (NADPH) flavoprotein subunit: protein MSASPVTATPPFINALLGEDQGALLLKLVGGLDTSALHWLSGYTAGLAARAPQASAVPVTPVPVAAPAAPFTIIYGTQTGNSRLLAERLKHQVASAGLTARLFRASDYPVRELAKEKLLCIVISTQGDGDPPDDSRGFCEFILGKRAPRVEGLRYAVLGLGDSSYPRFCEVGRALDVRLAELGASRLLERADCDVDFEPVAKGWLDQAFTLAREALAPQAPVAATVVPMREPAAKASAFSKEAPYTAEVLLNQRITARGALKDVRHVELSLAGSGLEYAPGDALGVWPHNPPELVALFLSELRLDGDAPITRDGRTLPLARWLGDALEITKLNRPFLERHAALSGSAALREVLEPGRADAFRALLAGHQVIDVLRAHKATWDATELVKTLRKLTPRLYSIASSPKRVGEEAHLTVAVVDYTAFDLRHFGAASHHLATRTAGTDPVRVFVEPNERFRLPEDGDRDVLMIGPGTGVAPFRAFVQERAETGAKGRNWLFFGEQHFRTQFLYQTEWQEALKQQTLHRLSLAFSRDRAQKVYVQHRLREAGRDVYAWLEGGAHLYVCGDAQRMAPDVHEALVDIVSTHGGKRREDAHAWLEALREQRRYLRDVY from the coding sequence ATGAGCGCATCCCCTGTCACCGCCACTCCCCCGTTCATCAACGCGCTGCTGGGGGAGGACCAGGGCGCCCTGCTGCTGAAGCTCGTCGGGGGACTGGACACGTCCGCCCTGCACTGGCTGAGCGGCTACACGGCGGGGCTGGCCGCCCGCGCGCCGCAGGCCTCCGCCGTCCCCGTGACGCCCGTGCCCGTGGCCGCGCCCGCCGCGCCCTTCACCATCATCTACGGGACGCAGACGGGGAACAGCCGCCTGCTGGCGGAGCGGCTCAAGCACCAGGTGGCGTCCGCCGGGCTCACCGCGCGGCTGTTCCGGGCCAGCGACTATCCCGTGCGGGAGCTGGCCAAGGAGAAGCTGCTCTGCATCGTCATCAGCACCCAGGGGGACGGCGACCCGCCGGATGACTCGCGAGGCTTCTGCGAGTTCATCCTGGGCAAGCGCGCCCCCCGCGTGGAGGGGCTGCGCTACGCCGTCCTCGGGCTGGGCGACTCCAGCTACCCGCGCTTCTGTGAGGTGGGCCGGGCGCTCGACGTCCGCCTCGCGGAGCTGGGCGCCAGCCGGCTGCTGGAGCGGGCCGACTGCGACGTGGACTTCGAACCCGTGGCCAAGGGCTGGCTGGACCAGGCCTTCACCCTGGCGCGCGAGGCCCTGGCGCCTCAAGCCCCCGTGGCGGCCACCGTCGTGCCCATGCGGGAGCCCGCCGCGAAGGCATCGGCGTTCAGCAAGGAGGCGCCGTACACCGCGGAGGTGCTGCTCAACCAGCGCATCACCGCGCGCGGAGCGCTCAAGGACGTGCGGCACGTGGAGCTGTCGCTCGCGGGCTCCGGGCTGGAGTACGCCCCGGGCGACGCGCTGGGGGTGTGGCCTCACAATCCCCCGGAGCTGGTGGCGCTGTTCCTGTCCGAGCTGCGGCTCGACGGCGACGCGCCCATCACCCGCGATGGCCGCACGCTGCCGCTGGCCCGCTGGCTGGGTGACGCGCTGGAAATCACGAAGCTCAACCGCCCCTTCCTGGAGCGGCACGCCGCGTTGTCGGGCAGCGCGGCGCTGCGAGAGGTGCTCGAACCGGGCCGCGCCGACGCCTTCCGCGCGCTGCTGGCGGGCCACCAGGTCATCGACGTGCTCCGCGCGCACAAGGCCACGTGGGACGCCACCGAGCTGGTGAAGACGCTGCGCAAGCTGACGCCCCGGCTGTATTCGATTGCCTCCAGCCCCAAGCGCGTGGGGGAGGAGGCCCACCTCACGGTGGCGGTGGTGGACTACACGGCCTTCGACCTGCGGCACTTCGGCGCGGCGTCCCACCACCTGGCCACGCGCACGGCGGGCACCGACCCGGTCCGCGTCTTCGTCGAGCCGAACGAGCGCTTCCGGTTGCCGGAGGACGGGGACAGGGACGTGCTGATGATTGGCCCTGGCACCGGCGTGGCGCCCTTCCGGGCCTTCGTCCAGGAGCGCGCGGAGACGGGGGCGAAGGGCCGCAACTGGCTCTTCTTCGGCGAGCAACACTTCCGCACCCAGTTCCTCTACCAGACGGAGTGGCAGGAGGCGCTGAAGCAGCAGACGCTGCACCGGCTGTCGCTCGCCTTCTCTCGGGACCGTGCGCAGAAGGTCTACGTGCAGCACCGGCTGCGCGAGGCGGGACGTGACGTCTACGCGTGGCTCGAAGGCGGGGCCCACCTCTACGTCTGCGGCGACGCCCAGCGCATGGCCCCGGACGTCCACGAAGCCCTGGTGGACATCGTCTCCACGCACGGCGGCAAGCGCCGCGAGGACGCGCACGCCTGGCTCGAAGCCCTGCGCGAGCAGCGGCGCTACCTGCGCGACGTCTACTGA
- the gspC gene encoding type II secretion system protein GspC, whose translation MAPFLRKYFWLVTTTFIALAMLVLASTTHLLVESAITPSPGDSKDAPTARRGPEARSPAGLSDTRLAKLTGLSLDAPKQEAPGSSAASLNTSLRVKLLGTLVANDSKWSLASVEDLESKRIRSVMTGDELLGARIVTIERERITFSINGREEFIHADNEGGVPPAPVLANAVPTNTGIRAVGEHAYEVSRNTIEDALANMDGLLTQARVVPAFRDGKPQGFKVFSVRKGSLYEQLGLQSGDVLRRINGVSLETPERALEAFALLRGSPHLELDIERGGTPVRKVYDVK comes from the coding sequence ATGGCTCCTTTTCTCCGGAAGTATTTCTGGCTCGTCACCACGACGTTCATCGCGCTCGCGATGCTGGTGCTCGCGAGCACGACCCACCTGCTCGTGGAGTCCGCAATCACCCCGTCCCCGGGAGACTCGAAGGACGCCCCCACCGCACGGCGGGGGCCGGAGGCGCGGTCCCCTGCGGGCTTGAGTGACACGCGACTGGCGAAGCTCACGGGACTGTCGCTCGACGCACCGAAGCAAGAAGCCCCGGGCTCCAGCGCGGCCTCGCTGAACACCTCCCTGCGCGTGAAGCTGCTCGGCACGTTGGTGGCGAACGACTCGAAGTGGTCGCTCGCCTCGGTCGAGGACCTGGAGTCGAAACGCATCCGGAGCGTGATGACCGGCGACGAACTGCTGGGCGCGCGCATCGTCACCATCGAGCGGGAGCGCATCACCTTCTCCATCAACGGCCGCGAGGAGTTCATCCACGCCGACAACGAGGGAGGCGTTCCCCCCGCGCCCGTCCTGGCGAACGCGGTCCCCACGAATACCGGCATCCGCGCGGTGGGCGAGCACGCCTACGAAGTGTCCCGAAACACCATCGAGGACGCGCTCGCCAACATGGACGGGCTGCTCACCCAGGCCCGCGTGGTGCCGGCCTTCCGCGACGGCAAGCCCCAGGGCTTCAAGGTCTTCTCCGTCAGGAAGGGCTCGCTCTACGAGCAGCTCGGCCTCCAGTCCGGTGACGTGCTCCGGCGCATCAATGGCGTCTCGCTCGAAACGCCTGAAAGAGCCCTGGAGGCCTTCGCGCTCCTGCGGGGCTCGCCGCACCTCGAGCTCGACATCGAGCGCGGCGGGACACCGGTCCGCAAGGTCTACGACGTGAAGTGA
- the cysI gene encoding assimilatory sulfite reductase (NADPH) hemoprotein subunit, protein MSHQPKPLSEVEHIKTQSRLLRGSLEESLEDPVTGALATPDTSLIKFHGSYQQDDRDLREERRQQKLEPDYSFMLRTRLPGGVCTPAQWLAMDALAREHANHTLRITTRQAFQLHGIIKDDLRSTIARINDAMMDTLAACGDVNRNVLCNPNPVDSRVHETVYQWAARISEHLLPRTRAYHEIWLGKEKVAGGEEEPIYGPTYLPRKFKVAVAVPPLNDVDVFAQDLGFIAIIEDGALVGFNVSAGGGMGATHGDAATYPRLADVVGFIPPEQTLAVAEAVVKLHRDFGDRANRKHARLKYVLEERGVPWFTAELEKRLGFALQPARPFAFEHNGDRFGWTEGHDGRWHLTLHLDSGRVADRPGATHLTGLREIARIHTGDFRLTANQNLVIAGVTPQARGAIDALVTAHALDSFRGASPVRRNALACVALPTCGLAMAEAERYLPSFVGRLEDRLRAHGLQDANLLLRITGCPNGCARPYLAEVGLVGKAPGRYNLHLGGDARGQRLNRLYRENIDEDAILAALEPLFEGYARERQPGEGFGDFVVRAGHVPGASPQPRPS, encoded by the coding sequence ATGAGCCACCAGCCCAAGCCGCTCTCCGAAGTGGAGCACATCAAGACGCAGAGCCGCCTGCTCCGAGGCAGCCTGGAGGAGAGCCTGGAGGACCCGGTGACGGGGGCGCTCGCCACGCCGGACACCAGCCTCATAAAGTTCCACGGCAGCTACCAGCAGGACGACCGGGACCTGCGCGAGGAGCGGCGCCAGCAGAAGCTGGAGCCCGACTACAGCTTCATGCTCCGCACCCGCCTGCCCGGTGGCGTCTGCACGCCCGCGCAGTGGCTGGCCATGGACGCGCTTGCACGCGAGCACGCCAACCACACGCTGCGCATCACCACGCGGCAGGCGTTCCAGCTCCACGGCATCATCAAGGATGACCTCCGGTCCACCATCGCCCGCATCAACGACGCGATGATGGACACGCTGGCCGCCTGCGGTGACGTCAACCGCAACGTGCTGTGCAACCCCAACCCCGTGGACTCGCGCGTCCACGAGACGGTGTACCAGTGGGCGGCGCGCATCTCCGAGCACCTGCTGCCCAGGACGCGCGCCTACCACGAAATCTGGCTGGGCAAGGAGAAGGTGGCCGGCGGTGAGGAGGAGCCCATCTACGGCCCCACCTACCTGCCCCGGAAGTTCAAGGTCGCCGTGGCGGTGCCGCCCCTCAACGACGTGGACGTCTTCGCGCAGGACCTGGGCTTCATCGCCATCATCGAGGACGGCGCGCTGGTGGGCTTCAACGTCTCGGCGGGCGGCGGCATGGGCGCCACGCACGGCGACGCGGCCACCTACCCCCGGCTGGCGGACGTCGTCGGCTTCATCCCGCCGGAGCAGACGCTCGCCGTCGCGGAAGCGGTGGTGAAGCTTCACCGCGACTTCGGGGACCGCGCCAACCGCAAGCACGCGCGGCTGAAGTACGTCCTGGAGGAGCGCGGCGTGCCCTGGTTCACCGCGGAGCTGGAGAAGCGGCTCGGCTTCGCGCTCCAGCCCGCGCGCCCCTTCGCCTTCGAGCACAACGGGGACCGCTTCGGGTGGACGGAGGGCCATGACGGCCGCTGGCACCTGACGCTGCACCTGGACAGCGGGCGCGTGGCGGACCGGCCCGGCGCCACGCACCTGACGGGCTTGCGGGAGATTGCCCGCATCCACACCGGGGACTTCCGCCTCACGGCGAACCAGAACCTCGTCATCGCGGGCGTGACGCCCCAGGCCCGCGGAGCCATCGACGCGCTGGTGACGGCGCACGCCCTGGACAGCTTCCGCGGCGCCAGCCCCGTGCGCCGCAACGCGCTGGCCTGCGTGGCGCTGCCGACGTGCGGGCTCGCCATGGCGGAGGCGGAGCGCTACCTGCCCTCCTTCGTCGGGCGGCTGGAGGACCGGCTGCGGGCGCATGGACTCCAGGACGCCAACCTGTTGCTGCGCATCACCGGGTGCCCCAACGGCTGCGCGCGTCCCTACCTGGCGGAGGTGGGGCTCGTGGGCAAGGCGCCGGGCCGCTACAACCTGCACCTGGGCGGCGATGCGCGAGGCCAGCGCCTCAACCGCCTGTACCGGGAGAACATCGACGAGGACGCCATCCTCGCCGCGCTGGAGCCGCTGTTCGAGGGCTACGCCCGCGAGCGCCAGCCCGGCGAGGGCTTCGGCGACTTCGTGGTGCGCGCTGGCCACGTCCCCGGCGCGTCCCCCCAGCCTCGGCCCTCCTGA